A region of Candidatus Binatia bacterium DNA encodes the following proteins:
- a CDS encoding type II toxin-antitoxin system prevent-host-death family antitoxin, protein MDVGVRELKQNLSAYLERAARGETIRVTDRGLPKAILGPVPGAVRLDRGLAEGWIAAPTSRARAGHVRRARAAVRTDDVLAEDRGE, encoded by the coding sequence ATGGACGTCGGGGTACGGGAACTCAAACAGAACCTCTCCGCCTATCTCGAGCGCGCCGCCCGCGGTGAGACGATTCGGGTGACCGATCGCGGCCTCCCCAAGGCGATCCTCGGGCCGGTCCCCGGTGCCGTTCGCCTCGACCGGGGTCTTGCCGAGGGCTGGATCGCGGCGCCCACGTCACGTGCCCGCGCGGGGCACGTGCGCCGCGCCCGCGCAGCGGTGCGAACCGACGACGTGCTGGCCGAGGACCGTGGGGAGTGA
- a CDS encoding protein kinase has translation MVTSPVDRVDVGTIVGGSYEVTRHLGHGGLSEVWAARHVRLPAREVAIKLLLDIRPSDGAVARFRHEAEIISRLGHPNIVQVFDFNELPGGTPYMVLELLGGEMLRAALQRGRMPVEAAVAIARQIGSALDAAHRAGIVHRDLKPENIFLCPAGGGDIAGHQVKVLDFGISKVRGSDTVRTLPDSFIGTPRYMSPEQARGHSDLVDQRSDIFALGAVLYEMLTGQPAFPGRDVHEVLSLVVRDSPRSLAGLIPAVPPAVARAVERALEKEPEKRFATAAEFVAALSAPREPVPSNSAGAGWWSGSLDATDRLPESMPSAAVTERRSTRRAVAVAVGLAVAVGLGFWAARPDSPIAGRVTQLATPGSAGVAANTIAVMEFENQRGDDPKNDWYRKALQTAFNTELSKIPQVSVLAEEIIEQTAQEVGLDRMAAARRLGVRRFVTGSFAVVGDVIRIDARVVETSQGVQEVAEKVEGKFERFFELQRDLTLAMLRSFNVQLSPAQTESLSRPSSAQVDKYRMLLEAEGVTGRAGQPGAASGGPQSSLPGVSRALAAWLVGVALAQDVPAAATDAAREVLEEYRRAHETGDLDRLAALYVAFPESQRRAVAAYAKNVRNLRVELTDVAIQPRQHDVVVAYTRTDRFVDSETGEPMILEVRLTRFLVQTGGQWKFAAEN, from the coding sequence GAGCCGTGGCCCGCTTTCGCCACGAAGCGGAGATTATCTCACGCCTCGGCCACCCCAACATCGTTCAGGTATTCGACTTCAACGAGCTGCCGGGCGGGACCCCGTACATGGTTCTCGAGTTGCTCGGCGGCGAGATGTTGCGTGCGGCGTTGCAGCGCGGCCGCATGCCTGTGGAGGCTGCCGTGGCTATCGCACGGCAGATCGGCTCGGCGCTCGACGCCGCCCACCGTGCCGGCATCGTTCATCGCGATCTCAAACCCGAGAACATCTTTCTCTGCCCGGCGGGTGGCGGCGATATCGCCGGCCATCAGGTGAAGGTGCTCGACTTCGGTATTTCGAAAGTCCGCGGCTCGGATACCGTCCGCACGCTTCCCGATTCGTTCATCGGCACCCCGCGCTACATGTCGCCCGAGCAGGCGCGAGGTCACAGTGACCTCGTCGATCAGCGCAGCGACATATTCGCTCTTGGGGCCGTGCTGTACGAGATGCTGACCGGCCAGCCGGCCTTCCCCGGTCGGGACGTGCACGAGGTCCTCTCGCTCGTGGTCCGCGACTCGCCGCGATCGCTTGCCGGGCTGATTCCGGCTGTCCCACCAGCCGTGGCACGAGCGGTCGAGCGGGCACTGGAGAAGGAACCGGAGAAACGCTTCGCAACCGCGGCAGAGTTCGTTGCCGCGCTGAGCGCGCCCCGCGAGCCTGTGCCGTCGAACTCGGCGGGGGCGGGGTGGTGGTCGGGGTCGCTCGACGCGACCGACCGCCTGCCCGAGAGCATGCCGTCAGCCGCGGTAACCGAACGCAGGTCTACGCGCCGCGCCGTCGCTGTCGCTGTGGGGTTAGCGGTAGCCGTCGGACTCGGGTTCTGGGCAGCCCGGCCCGACAGCCCGATCGCAGGCCGGGTGACGCAGCTCGCGACCCCCGGTTCCGCCGGCGTGGCCGCTAACACGATTGCGGTCATGGAGTTCGAGAATCAACGCGGCGACGATCCGAAGAACGACTGGTACCGCAAGGCTCTGCAGACGGCTTTCAACACCGAACTCAGTAAGATCCCGCAGGTGTCCGTGCTTGCCGAAGAGATCATCGAACAGACCGCCCAGGAAGTCGGGCTCGATCGCATGGCCGCCGCGCGCCGACTCGGGGTGCGGCGTTTCGTGACCGGATCGTTCGCCGTGGTCGGAGATGTCATCCGCATCGACGCGCGCGTCGTCGAAACCTCCCAGGGCGTGCAGGAGGTGGCCGAGAAGGTCGAGGGCAAGTTCGAACGGTTCTTCGAGTTGCAGCGCGACCTCACGCTGGCCATGCTGCGCAGCTTCAACGTGCAACTGAGCCCCGCCCAGACAGAGTCGTTAAGCCGCCCCAGCAGCGCCCAGGTCGACAAGTACCGGATGCTCCTCGAGGCCGAAGGGGTGACCGGGAGAGCCGGGCAGCCGGGTGCAGCTTCCGGGGGTCCGCAGTCGAGCCTGCCAGGTGTGTCGCGGGCGCTTGCGGCCTGGCTGGTCGGCGTTGCCCTGGCTCAGGATGTGCCGGCGGCGGCGACCGATGCAGCCCGTGAAGTCCTGGAAGAATACCGGCGCGCCCACGAGACGGGCGATCTCGATCGCCTGGCTGCCCTCTACGTCGCGTTTCCGGAAAGCCAGCGACGGGCGGTTGCAGCCTACGCGAAGAACGTCCGCAACCTGCGTGTCGAACTGACGGATGTCGCGATTCAACCCCGCCAGCACGACGTCGTCGTCGCCTACACCCGCACCGATCGGTTCGTCGACAGTGAAACGGGCGAGCCGATGATCCTCGAAGTCCGCCTGACCCGCTTTCTCGTCCAGACCGGAGGGCAGTGGAAGTTCGCCGCGGAGAACTGA
- a CDS encoding sigma-70 family RNA polymerase sigma factor, producing the protein MVPQGEAVGDLIATHQQRLYGYFLGRVRDDSVARDLAQETWIEVWRRADTFDPHRGGFWTFTRIWADFVFKRHGTALSVERKHRAEERVPVTLGDPDASTNATMVSGTMVGPTVGGSRGGVEHAVQCAAAFAELLSRVARCARPPHEVIVFGFNKLGWKPGDVVSELADLPMGVLAARLEREYAAATAVPAVHQAFAPLRNKLSRTLGEVVRDPRTRALCAALLDRVVETTALREYFSAAAVRDPEAAIVHWWHSVQRSVIAETVRDGHGNLFEWLSANGE; encoded by the coding sequence ATGGTGCCGCAGGGTGAGGCGGTCGGCGATCTGATCGCGACCCACCAACAACGGCTCTACGGGTATTTCCTCGGGCGTGTGCGCGACGACAGTGTCGCTCGGGACCTTGCCCAGGAGACCTGGATTGAGGTGTGGCGACGCGCCGACACCTTCGATCCTCACCGTGGCGGGTTCTGGACGTTTACGCGCATCTGGGCCGACTTCGTCTTCAAACGTCACGGCACAGCGCTGAGCGTCGAACGGAAACATCGCGCCGAGGAGCGCGTGCCGGTAACGCTCGGCGACCCCGACGCCTCGACGAATGCGACGATGGTGTCGGGGACGATGGTCGGTCCTACGGTGGGCGGCAGTCGGGGTGGGGTGGAGCACGCGGTGCAGTGCGCGGCGGCATTCGCCGAGTTGCTGTCCCGTGTCGCGCGGTGTGCGCGGCCGCCTCACGAAGTGATCGTCTTCGGTTTCAACAAGCTGGGTTGGAAGCCGGGTGACGTGGTGTCCGAGCTTGCCGACTTGCCCATGGGCGTGCTCGCCGCGCGTTTGGAGCGGGAGTATGCGGCCGCCACGGCGGTGCCCGCCGTACATCAGGCGTTTGCGCCGCTGCGGAACAAACTGAGCCGTACGCTGGGGGAGGTCGTGCGCGACCCGCGCACGCGCGCCCTGTGTGCGGCGCTGCTGGACCGTGTCGTGGAGACAACCGCGCTGCGCGAGTATTTTTCTGCCGCCGCGGTGCGCGACCCGGAGGCGGCGATAGTTCACTGGTGGCACTCTGTGCAACGGTCGGTGATCGCCGAGACTGTACGCGACGGTCACGGTAACCTGTTCGAATGGCTTAGTGCCAATGGCGAGTGA
- a CDS encoding PIN domain-containing protein — translation MTSLAVVTEAVYLLGFSGPAQRALLAFVASGAVEIAEFGGAQVSRAAALMERYADLPMDFADATVVVLAEHLRTTVVFTLDHRDFSVYRPGRRAFHLKPHRRNPRLEVST, via the coding sequence GTGACGTCCTTGGCGGTGGTGACCGAGGCGGTCTACTTGCTGGGATTTTCCGGGCCCGCGCAGCGCGCACTGCTCGCCTTTGTGGCGAGCGGCGCTGTCGAGATCGCTGAGTTCGGCGGCGCCCAGGTGTCGCGGGCGGCGGCACTGATGGAACGTTACGCGGATCTCCCAATGGACTTCGCGGACGCCACTGTGGTTGTGTTGGCCGAGCACTTGCGCACGACCGTCGTCTTCACGCTCGACCACCGCGATTTCTCAGTGTATCGCCCTGGGCGCCGCGCCTTCCACCTCAAACCTCACCGGAGAAATCCACGGCTTGAAGTATCCACGTGA
- a CDS encoding FHA domain-containing protein, protein MDAFFDSVRSSNLKSQTASPFRLVCLRGARAGAEWPLRVDRETVVGRASPDGAVDVDLSPDRRVSRRHALLRFADRRWWLQDLGSRYGTMLGHVRLAGDVPLWCEPGVPVVLGRTTLALFAPHWFRFLACRFAIDVGLSPALNEAVLCAKGAAVNRLYVTNVGDCRTSEARLEIGLGAVGGCEAAIPPLDPGEGRLLPIPPLDIAVGALAVQGTPAWQAVTVGVDGELVRRDDAGLWLLSHDAWSRAPEHRIALAAFVLPHHPLVGQVARAATAGCPAAMPPGDVLAAVYRYLADDWHLDYRGELPGTGMVSQRLRLPDQVLVDVASRQGEGTCVDLAVLMAGCLEYLGVQPLIALVDLGRTWHALVGCWERPGTRLEPLVDDAGRLLRRAIWFDPTGCTRDPSCRATVAGAGEAARRCLREHALVSAIDVAAARGDGVRSVSLRREPPWSAAVAGAMARARALALAAETRLATVPLLIGLLADADGLACRVLGLAGDATAAIESLRAGLPRGSAGAPPSRHYLEVLAGARTQAELDASAVVEESHVLAAMLALRSAALDAAFASLGTDREAARRALYRFAAREASDATDLSVFAPAK, encoded by the coding sequence TTGGACGCGTTCTTCGACAGCGTGCGATCCTCCAACCTTAAGAGTCAAACCGCCAGCCCCTTCCGCCTCGTCTGCCTGCGTGGCGCGCGCGCGGGTGCGGAATGGCCGTTGCGCGTCGATCGGGAAACGGTCGTCGGTCGCGCTTCGCCGGACGGCGCGGTGGACGTCGATCTTTCGCCGGATCGGCGGGTTTCGCGCCGGCACGCGCTTTTGCGGTTTGCGGATCGGCGGTGGTGGTTGCAGGATCTCGGGAGCCGGTACGGGACGATGCTCGGTCACGTGCGGCTGGCGGGAGACGTGCCACTCTGGTGCGAACCGGGCGTCCCTGTCGTTCTGGGCAGGACGACCCTCGCTCTGTTTGCGCCGCACTGGTTCCGGTTCCTCGCCTGCCGGTTCGCAATCGACGTCGGTCTGAGCCCGGCGCTGAACGAGGCGGTTCTTTGCGCCAAAGGTGCGGCGGTGAACCGGCTTTACGTGACGAACGTGGGGGACTGCCGCACGTCGGAGGCGCGGTTGGAGATCGGGTTGGGGGCGGTTGGCGGTTGCGAGGCGGCCATTCCGCCGCTGGATCCCGGCGAGGGGCGGTTGCTGCCGATCCCGCCGCTGGATATCGCAGTCGGTGCGCTGGCCGTTCAGGGTACACCCGCGTGGCAGGCGGTGACCGTCGGCGTGGACGGCGAGCTGGTGCGTCGCGACGATGCCGGATTATGGCTTCTGTCTCACGATGCGTGGTCGCGGGCTCCGGAGCACCGCATCGCTCTGGCGGCGTTCGTCTTGCCGCACCACCCGCTGGTGGGGCAGGTGGCGCGGGCAGCCACGGCGGGGTGTCCGGCCGCGATGCCGCCCGGCGATGTATTAGCCGCCGTGTATCGGTATCTTGCCGATGACTGGCATCTGGACTACCGCGGCGAGCTGCCGGGCACGGGGATGGTGAGTCAGCGGTTACGGTTGCCGGACCAAGTGCTGGTCGATGTGGCGAGCCGGCAAGGGGAGGGGACGTGCGTTGATCTCGCCGTGCTGATGGCCGGCTGCCTCGAGTACCTTGGGGTTCAGCCTCTGATTGCGCTCGTCGATCTGGGCCGGACGTGGCATGCGCTCGTGGGGTGTTGGGAGCGACCGGGGACGCGTCTGGAGCCGCTAGTCGACGATGCAGGGCGTCTGCTACGGCGGGCGATATGGTTCGATCCGACCGGGTGTACACGCGATCCGTCATGCCGCGCAACGGTGGCGGGAGCGGGCGAGGCGGCGAGACGGTGCCTGCGCGAGCATGCCCTGGTCAGTGCGATTGACGTAGCCGCCGCGCGCGGCGACGGTGTGCGGTCGGTATCGTTGCGGCGCGAGCCGCCATGGAGCGCGGCGGTGGCCGGGGCGATGGCGCGGGCACGGGCGCTGGCGCTGGCTGCGGAGACCAGGCTGGCGACGGTGCCGCTGCTGATCGGGTTGCTCGCCGATGCGGACGGCTTGGCGTGTCGCGTGCTCGGGCTCGCCGGCGATGCGACGGCGGCGATCGAAAGCCTGCGGGCGGGGCTCCCGCGGGGGTCCGCCGGCGCACCACCCAGTCGGCATTATCTGGAGGTGCTGGCCGGAGCGCGAACGCAGGCGGAGCTGGATGCGAGCGCGGTGGTGGAGGAAAGCCACGTGTTGGCTGCGATGCTGGCTCTGCGTAGTGCGGCGCTCGACGCGGCTTTTGCGTCATTGGGGACCGATCGCGAGGCAGCGCGACGGGCGCTTTATCGTTTCGCCGCGCGGGAAGCGAGCGACGCCACGGATCTGTCGGTGTTCGCACCTGCCAAATAG